A genomic window from Anthocerotibacter panamensis C109 includes:
- the rnhA gene encoding ribonuclease HI, whose product MTTTLKPVIRIYTDGACVGNPGPGGWGTIVKDASGEREYSGGFDRTTNNRMELLAVIKGLQQVETTAKIIVYSDSQYVVNGITKGWAKKWQANNWIKSDKKPAINPDLWEQLLDLCQQRQVTFVWVRGHNGHPENERCDRLAVAAAHQKNLPPDLQYKA is encoded by the coding sequence ATGACCACCACGCTTAAACCCGTTATTCGCATCTATACCGATGGAGCCTGCGTAGGGAATCCCGGTCCCGGTGGCTGGGGCACTATCGTCAAAGACGCATCTGGAGAGCGAGAATACTCCGGGGGTTTTGACCGGACCACCAACAACCGCATGGAACTCTTGGCTGTGATCAAGGGCCTCCAGCAAGTGGAAACCACAGCCAAAATTATCGTCTACTCCGATTCTCAGTACGTGGTCAACGGCATCACCAAGGGTTGGGCCAAAAAATGGCAGGCGAATAACTGGATCAAAAGCGACAAAAAACCAGCCATTAATCCCGACTTGTGGGAGCAATTGTTGGACCTCTGCCAGCAGCGTCAGGTAACCTTCGTATGGGTCCGGGGTCACAACGGCCACCCTGAGAATGAACGCTGCGACCGGCTAGCAGTCGCTGCTGCCCACCAAAAAAATCTGCCTCCTGACCTACAGTACAAAGCATGA
- a CDS encoding APC family permease, producing the protein MSLYAEVKRLIIGKPLPTSASNEERLSNPAGLAVLSSDALSSVAYATEEILLVLVMAGSGALKVSLPIAAAIIALLAVIILSYRQTIKAYPKGGGAYIVARENLGIYPGLIAGASLMIDYILTVAVSITAGTAALTSAVPQLLPYKVELCVLFILVLMVANLRGLRESGRLFMLPTYAFIVSIFILIALGLFQQATGALPPPPEAPPAAESLTLFLVLRAFAAGCTALTGVEAISDGVLAFQEPEWKNARRTLLYMGLILGCMFIGITYLANVYHVIPEEGQTTVSQIGRIILGESPLYYFLQFATLLVLILAANTAFADFPRLSYFLARDGFLPRQLALLGDRLVYSNGVLALTVAAIALVLIFGGQTNALIPLYAVGVFTSFTLSQAGMVRYWLRERTPNWVSSAFINGVGAIVTGVVLGIISVTKFLGGAWLVILTVPLVVALFFSIRRHYQSVAQQLSIQGIEPKVYPPRPEVDRITHPVIVLVGALHRGTMEALDYARAIADEVVAVHVDIGTTNRTKLQEQWDRLESDIPLIILESPYRSVVEPVVDFVHQIEQRYESPHTTVVLPTFVTAHWWEGILHNQTTLLIKTALRAKKGPVVTSVQYFLQG; encoded by the coding sequence ATGTCTCTTTACGCTGAAGTCAAGCGGCTCATCATCGGTAAACCCTTGCCCACCAGTGCCTCCAATGAGGAGCGTCTGAGTAACCCGGCGGGTTTGGCTGTCCTCTCTTCCGATGCTCTTTCCTCCGTCGCCTATGCTACTGAGGAAATTTTACTGGTTCTGGTGATGGCCGGGAGTGGGGCCTTAAAAGTCTCGCTACCCATCGCTGCGGCTATCATCGCACTTTTGGCGGTCATCATCCTGTCCTACCGCCAGACGATCAAAGCGTACCCTAAAGGCGGCGGGGCCTATATCGTAGCCCGTGAGAACTTAGGAATCTATCCGGGGCTGATCGCGGGTGCTTCGCTGATGATAGATTACATTCTGACAGTGGCTGTCAGTATTACTGCGGGTACAGCCGCCTTGACCTCAGCGGTACCGCAACTCCTGCCCTACAAAGTAGAGCTATGTGTTTTATTCATCCTGGTGCTGATGGTCGCTAACTTACGGGGACTGCGTGAATCGGGCAGGCTTTTTATGCTCCCGACTTATGCGTTCATCGTCAGTATTTTTATTTTGATTGCGCTGGGTCTCTTTCAACAGGCTACAGGGGCGCTCCCACCGCCTCCAGAAGCGCCCCCGGCAGCAGAGTCCTTGACTTTATTTTTGGTGTTACGTGCTTTTGCTGCTGGATGTACTGCTCTGACAGGGGTCGAAGCAATTTCGGATGGCGTTCTGGCATTTCAAGAGCCCGAATGGAAAAATGCCCGCCGGACCCTACTCTATATGGGCTTGATTCTGGGGTGCATGTTTATTGGGATCACCTATCTGGCTAATGTCTACCATGTGATTCCTGAGGAAGGGCAGACGACGGTTTCCCAGATTGGACGCATAATCCTGGGGGAGAGTCCTCTGTATTATTTTTTGCAGTTCGCCACGTTACTCGTCTTGATTCTGGCTGCCAACACCGCTTTTGCTGACTTCCCACGCCTCTCATACTTTCTCGCTCGGGACGGATTTTTACCCCGACAATTGGCGCTCTTAGGCGACCGGCTGGTCTATTCCAATGGGGTTTTGGCGCTGACGGTGGCTGCTATTGCGCTGGTTTTGATTTTTGGTGGGCAGACCAATGCCTTGATCCCCCTCTATGCGGTGGGCGTTTTTACCTCCTTTACGCTTTCGCAGGCGGGCATGGTGCGCTACTGGCTGCGCGAACGGACTCCGAACTGGGTCTCTAGTGCCTTCATCAATGGCGTTGGGGCGATAGTGACCGGGGTGGTTTTGGGAATTATTTCGGTCACAAAGTTCCTGGGCGGTGCGTGGTTAGTGATCCTGACCGTTCCTTTGGTGGTCGCCCTATTCTTCTCCATCCGTCGCCACTATCAGAGCGTAGCGCAGCAGTTGAGCATTCAGGGCATCGAACCCAAGGTCTACCCACCGCGACCCGAGGTGGACCGGATCACCCATCCGGTGATTGTGCTTGTCGGAGCCCTGCACCGAGGGACGATGGAAGCCCTGGATTATGCTCGGGCTATCGCTGATGAAGTTGTAGCGGTTCATGTGGACATTGGCACGACAAATCGCACCAAACTCCAAGAGCAATGGGACCGGCTGGAATCCGATATCCCCCTGATTATCCTGGAATCTCCTTATCGTTCTGTCGTCGAGCCCGTGGTGGATTTTGTCCATCAGATCGAGCAGCGCTATGAGAGCCCGCACACCACCGTTGTGCTACCGACCTTTGTCACGGCGCACTGGTGGGAAGGAATCCTTCACAACCAAACTACTCTGTTGATCAAGACGGCATTGCGGGCTAAAAAAGGGCCTGTAGTCACCAGTGTTCAATACTTCCTCCAAGGTTGA
- a CDS encoding cytochrome-c peroxidase, with amino-acid sequence MSKNLSDTKQKSLQSPKRLKLAAILPVLGLAGLGVSAQVALTCVPGDGQDVPLASLGSVSVPAPDPTMYAKYVKSQTAAIVLGKALFWDMQVGSDGIQACASCHFTAGIDIRSYNTSNPGTNQLTQDLKNPDPSTFFKVTAGPNDVLSIYDFPFHELSDPNNRLSTVVFDSNDIVGSQGVFKAEFRGITRGSNVDLGTVVADPIFNVGGINVRQVTPRNTPSVINAIFNYRSFWDGRAQNEFNGVSPFGKLDPSARVYQSTGTSSVAAVQIAIPNSSLASVAVGPPLNEVELSYNHRIFPLVGRKLLDLKPLAKQVIATDDSVLGAQVATGGKGLTQTYRALIQQAFQDAWWNSSATVTNGTPTAPLPAGATPTSGQYTQMEQNFSLFFGLAINAYLSTLVSDQTPYDRALPTFDVNGKAILQNPAALSTQAQQGFALFVDRDRAACLQCHGGPALSHATVPIVTTQFTDRMIEGDGLEGIYDTGFFNTGVRPTYEDIGHGGTTPSGIPLSNTRQAQQGAFFDPTQCGSLIVPADRAVVDGAFKAPALRNIELTAPYFHNGGTATLAGVVDFYNRGGDFFDQNIKNVDGDIKTGGLRLTATEKSSLVAFLKSLTDERVRFHRAPFDHPQLIIPDGQSGNATTVYNNPNFSGTALDYFVTINPVGRNGYTTPAPTFLNIQQ; translated from the coding sequence GTGTCAAAGAATTTGAGTGATACGAAGCAGAAATCGTTACAATCTCCGAAGCGGCTGAAACTTGCAGCCATTCTTCCTGTTTTGGGTCTTGCCGGACTAGGAGTATCGGCGCAGGTCGCTTTGACCTGTGTTCCTGGTGACGGCCAGGATGTACCGCTGGCTTCCTTGGGGTCTGTGTCCGTCCCGGCACCCGATCCGACCATGTACGCCAAATATGTCAAGAGCCAAACCGCCGCTATCGTTCTCGGTAAGGCTCTTTTCTGGGACATGCAGGTGGGTAGTGATGGCATTCAAGCCTGTGCCAGTTGCCACTTCACCGCGGGAATTGATATCCGCAGCTACAACACAAGCAATCCGGGTACCAACCAGCTAACCCAAGACCTTAAGAATCCCGACCCCAGCACCTTCTTTAAGGTGACCGCTGGGCCAAACGATGTACTCTCCATCTATGACTTTCCCTTCCACGAACTGTCAGACCCCAATAACCGCCTTTCTACAGTGGTATTTGACTCAAACGACATCGTGGGTTCTCAGGGGGTCTTCAAGGCTGAGTTTAGAGGGATCACCCGCGGCAGTAACGTGGATCTGGGGACCGTCGTGGCTGACCCCATCTTTAATGTCGGTGGTATCAATGTCCGTCAGGTCACACCGCGCAACACCCCCAGCGTCATCAATGCGATTTTTAACTACCGCAGCTTCTGGGATGGTCGTGCCCAGAACGAGTTTAACGGGGTGAGTCCTTTCGGGAAATTAGACCCCAGCGCTCGGGTCTATCAGAGTACGGGAACCAGCAGTGTGGCGGCAGTCCAGATCGCCATTCCCAATTCCAGTCTGGCCTCGGTGGCAGTCGGGCCTCCTTTGAACGAAGTCGAACTTTCCTACAATCACCGCATTTTCCCCCTGGTGGGTCGCAAACTCCTGGACTTGAAGCCCCTGGCGAAGCAAGTGATCGCCACGGATGACAGTGTTCTGGGTGCGCAGGTCGCCACCGGAGGAAAGGGGCTCACCCAGACCTACCGTGCCTTGATCCAGCAGGCGTTCCAGGATGCGTGGTGGAATTCGTCCGCTACGGTCACCAACGGCACGCCGACGGCTCCATTGCCGGCTGGTGCCACCCCGACTTCTGGGCAGTACACGCAGATGGAGCAAAACTTCTCGCTCTTCTTTGGGTTGGCAATCAACGCCTATCTCTCCACCCTCGTCTCTGACCAGACCCCCTATGACCGGGCACTGCCAACTTTTGATGTGAACGGCAAAGCCATTCTCCAGAATCCGGCTGCCCTGAGTACACAGGCGCAGCAGGGCTTTGCCCTCTTCGTGGACCGTGACCGCGCCGCTTGCCTCCAGTGTCATGGGGGACCAGCGCTCAGCCATGCCACCGTGCCGATTGTGACCACCCAGTTTACGGACCGGATGATTGAGGGCGATGGCTTGGAGGGGATCTATGACACCGGCTTCTTTAATACCGGAGTCCGGCCCACCTATGAAGATATCGGCCATGGCGGAACTACGCCCTCCGGTATACCGCTCTCCAACACCCGACAGGCTCAGCAAGGGGCCTTCTTTGACCCTACCCAGTGCGGTTCCTTGATCGTCCCTGCTGACCGAGCGGTGGTGGATGGTGCATTTAAAGCACCAGCGCTACGCAACATCGAGTTGACGGCGCCTTATTTCCACAATGGGGGTACCGCGACGCTTGCAGGCGTGGTGGACTTCTACAACCGGGGCGGGGATTTCTTTGATCAGAACATCAAAAACGTGGACGGAGATATCAAAACCGGCGGTCTGCGTCTCACTGCTACAGAAAAGAGTTCGTTGGTGGCTTTTCTCAAGTCGCTAACCGACGAGCGCGTGCGTTTTCACCGGGCACCCTTTGACCACCCCCAGCTCATTATCCCCGATGGTCAATCGGGCAATGCCACCACCGTCTACAACAACCCCAACTTCTCCGGCACAGCGTTAGATTATTTCGTGACCATCAACCCTGTAGGCCGCAACGGGTACACTACCCCTGCTCCTACCTTCCTCAACATCCAGCAGTAA
- a CDS encoding S1C family serine protease: MGEGTKRDLLGEGFEEQFNREFRRAFPGEGFFSIGESRSGRGRLGVAVMPLTDQLAQYFGVKPDQGVLVTEVRENSAAARAGIKAGDILLTLNDVAIENPRTLVDALKEKEGGQVSLRIVRNRREQTLTATLEKLIAPTPRPPRPSSRAL, from the coding sequence GTGGGTGAAGGCACCAAGCGAGACCTGTTGGGCGAGGGCTTTGAGGAGCAATTCAATCGTGAATTCAGGCGGGCTTTCCCAGGCGAGGGCTTTTTCTCCATAGGTGAATCGCGCTCCGGGCGCGGACGCCTCGGCGTAGCAGTCATGCCACTCACCGACCAGCTAGCCCAGTATTTTGGGGTCAAACCAGACCAGGGTGTACTGGTTACCGAAGTGCGGGAGAATAGCGCTGCTGCCCGAGCGGGCATCAAGGCGGGAGATATCCTGCTCACGCTCAATGACGTGGCGATTGAAAACCCTCGTACTCTGGTGGATGCTCTAAAAGAAAAGGAAGGAGGACAGGTGTCGCTGCGCATCGTCCGTAACCGTCGCGAACAAACCCTCACCGCAACCTTGGAGAAGCTCATAGCCCCAACTCCGCGCCCACCCCGACCCAGTAGCCGCGCGCTCTGA
- a CDS encoding AMP-binding protein — translation MNLCTYLNERALRNPEYLAFMEDDVKLTFQQLEAQSQHIAQGLRELGVGPGSRVALLLPNGLIYAQATFGIWRLGAQVVLVNPQLTGPELKYILEDSAAQVAIIQGSILEQVQSQREHLPCLTTVISIEPVQGADHLWANLLNTPICAQIPIAPVTTQDIAAVLYTSGTTGRPKGALLSHGNLEANSRSGIQVMQVTEQDRFFCILPMFHAFAFTCALVIPVRSGASAVLAAKFAPRQLALQLTDPALTLVLAVPSLLGTLLKFPAPFRLGSGVRAVLCGGAALSPDLEAAFRSRFGVTVLQGYGATECSPLAAYNPPDGVQKPGSIGLPMPEGHELAIAEPDGEELLGTGQIGELVVRGPHVFLGYLNQPEATAKTFTATGWLRTGDLAYRDQDGYYFVVDRIKDMINVAGEKVFSPEVEAILQAYPGIQESAVVGAPDPGKGEIVWAYVTLTERQPSAQAKAQLIDQLIQHCRTQLATFKVPKHIEILEDFPRSGVGKILKRVLRQQLVTG, via the coding sequence ATGAATCTGTGCACTTATCTAAATGAACGCGCCCTGCGCAACCCTGAGTACCTTGCTTTCATGGAAGACGACGTGAAGCTTACCTTTCAACAGTTAGAAGCCCAGAGCCAGCATATCGCTCAGGGCCTGCGGGAATTGGGTGTAGGTCCGGGGAGCCGCGTAGCCCTGCTCCTCCCTAACGGGCTCATCTATGCTCAAGCCACTTTTGGCATCTGGCGGCTGGGAGCCCAGGTTGTCTTGGTCAATCCCCAACTGACTGGCCCCGAGCTGAAATATATTCTAGAAGACAGCGCAGCCCAGGTCGCTATCATCCAGGGGAGCATTCTAGAACAGGTACAGTCACAACGAGAACACTTGCCCTGTCTCACTACCGTCATCAGCATAGAACCTGTCCAAGGCGCAGACCACCTTTGGGCAAATCTGCTCAATACCCCTATCTGCGCTCAGATCCCGATTGCTCCTGTCACCACCCAGGATATTGCTGCGGTCCTTTATACCTCCGGCACCACAGGCCGACCCAAAGGAGCCCTACTCAGCCACGGGAATCTAGAGGCCAATAGCCGCTCCGGGATCCAGGTCATGCAGGTGACCGAACAGGATCGTTTTTTTTGTATCCTGCCGATGTTCCATGCTTTTGCCTTCACCTGCGCCCTCGTCATCCCTGTTCGCTCAGGAGCCAGTGCTGTCCTAGCGGCAAAGTTTGCTCCACGCCAACTCGCCCTTCAGTTAACTGATCCTGCACTGACTTTGGTTCTGGCTGTGCCCAGCCTACTTGGGACGCTACTCAAATTTCCCGCTCCGTTCCGGCTTGGGTCTGGGGTCCGGGCGGTGCTCTGCGGCGGAGCGGCCCTGAGCCCCGACCTTGAAGCGGCCTTCCGTAGCCGGTTTGGGGTGACAGTCCTCCAGGGCTACGGGGCGACCGAGTGCTCTCCTCTGGCGGCTTATAATCCGCCCGATGGTGTGCAGAAACCGGGCTCGATTGGCCTGCCGATGCCCGAAGGCCACGAATTGGCTATCGCCGAACCCGATGGAGAGGAACTTCTCGGCACAGGACAGATTGGCGAACTCGTCGTGCGTGGCCCCCATGTCTTCCTGGGTTACCTCAATCAACCGGAAGCCACCGCCAAAACCTTCACGGCGACAGGTTGGCTTAGGACTGGCGACTTAGCCTACCGTGACCAGGACGGCTACTATTTTGTGGTAGACCGCATCAAGGACATGATCAATGTCGCAGGGGAAAAGGTCTTCTCCCCGGAAGTCGAGGCGATTCTCCAAGCCTACCCTGGTATCCAGGAAAGTGCCGTCGTGGGAGCCCCCGATCCCGGCAAGGGTGAAATCGTCTGGGCCTACGTGACCTTGACCGAACGACAACCCTCGGCGCAGGCCAAAGCCCAGTTGATCGACCAATTGATCCAACACTGCCGGACCCAGCTTGCTACTTTTAAAGTCCCCAAGCATATCGAGATTTTAGAAGACTTCCCCCGCTCAGGGGTCGGCAAAATTCTCAAACGGGTCCTGCGTCAGCAACTGGTGACGGGTTGA
- a CDS encoding Ppx/GppA phosphatase family protein, with translation MHSGKIQAWTLVGGYRMFSPSMPADTKPVLAAIDVGTNSVHMVIVRIFSDPPHFTVLARAKEMVRLGETCRHTSCLTPVAMERAIVALKRFRELAESYGAHDIVAVATSAVREASNGAQFLEEIRRQVGLVVDLISGREEARRIYLGALSALPFEGQPHVIVDIGGGSTELILGDGEEPSFLSSVKLGAVRLTQDFIQSDPISKSDYIRLEHYIRLRLEPVIAELQAHGSWVRLVGTSGTIESLALLDAVLSNPTTGSMKRSAPPATLHGYTFSRERLCEIVQQLQGMSMAQRRKLPGIPERRADVILAGSLILLETMNLLGASQLTVCERALREGLVVDWMAERGLIASYLRYQSSIRERSVQAMAQQYHSDWEHVSQVARFALSLFDQTQRLDLHSWTEADRHLLWAAAVLHTVGHFVNHAAHHKHTYYLIRNGGLLGYTEEEVEVLANLARYHRNSPPKRRHENWANLPKDLRLLVSQLSSLLRLATALECRRKQAIQMISLERSPDSRTLVLQLKPVRPEDDCALELWNLEDEKQIFEAEFNLNLHITCAVPVTRY, from the coding sequence TTGCACTCTGGTAAGATCCAGGCGTGGACCCTAGTCGGTGGCTACCGCATGTTTAGCCCGTCCATGCCTGCTGACACCAAACCAGTCCTGGCTGCTATCGATGTCGGGACTAACTCCGTCCACATGGTCATTGTCCGCATCTTTAGTGACCCTCCCCACTTCACGGTCCTAGCCCGTGCCAAAGAAATGGTACGCCTGGGAGAAACCTGTCGTCACACAAGTTGCCTCACTCCGGTTGCTATGGAACGGGCCATCGTCGCCCTCAAGCGTTTCCGGGAACTGGCAGAGAGCTATGGAGCGCACGATATTGTAGCCGTGGCGACCAGTGCAGTGCGCGAGGCGAGCAATGGCGCGCAGTTTTTGGAGGAGATCCGCCGTCAGGTAGGGCTTGTGGTGGACCTTATCTCTGGTCGGGAGGAGGCTCGCCGCATCTATTTGGGCGCGCTGTCTGCCCTTCCTTTTGAGGGGCAGCCCCATGTGATCGTGGATATCGGCGGTGGTTCCACCGAGCTGATTTTGGGCGATGGGGAGGAACCGAGCTTTTTGAGTAGTGTGAAGTTGGGCGCGGTGCGTCTCACACAGGACTTCATCCAAAGTGACCCTATCTCCAAGTCTGACTACATCCGCCTGGAGCACTATATCCGTCTGCGGCTGGAGCCGGTCATCGCCGAACTACAGGCACATGGCTCCTGGGTCCGCTTGGTGGGTACTTCCGGGACCATCGAATCTTTGGCCCTCCTAGATGCAGTCCTCTCTAATCCCACGACCGGCAGCATGAAGCGGTCCGCTCCCCCCGCCACACTCCATGGCTATACCTTTAGCCGGGAACGCCTGTGCGAAATAGTCCAGCAGTTGCAGGGGATGAGCATGGCCCAACGGCGCAAACTACCGGGTATCCCTGAGCGTCGCGCCGATGTCATCCTGGCTGGGAGCCTCATTCTGCTGGAGACGATGAACCTGCTGGGAGCCAGTCAATTGACCGTGTGTGAACGGGCGTTACGCGAAGGGCTGGTAGTGGACTGGATGGCGGAGCGGGGGCTCATTGCCTCTTACCTACGCTACCAATCCTCGATCCGCGAACGTAGCGTCCAGGCGATGGCCCAACAGTATCACTCCGACTGGGAGCATGTGAGTCAGGTAGCCCGCTTTGCACTCAGCCTCTTCGACCAAACCCAGCGGCTGGATCTCCATAGCTGGACTGAAGCAGACCGGCATTTGCTATGGGCTGCAGCTGTTTTGCACACTGTGGGCCACTTCGTAAATCACGCTGCCCACCACAAGCATACCTACTACTTGATCCGCAACGGCGGATTGCTGGGCTACACCGAAGAGGAAGTCGAGGTCCTCGCCAACTTAGCTCGCTACCACCGCAACTCACCCCCCAAGCGCCGCCACGAAAACTGGGCCAATCTCCCGAAAGACCTACGCCTGTTGGTCAGTCAGTTGAGTTCCCTGTTGCGTCTGGCTACAGCCCTTGAGTGTAGACGCAAGCAAGCTATCCAGATGATCTCCCTAGAACGCAGCCCAGATAGCCGCACCCTGGTGCTCCAACTTAAACCCGTCAGACCTGAAGACGACTGTGCCCTGGAACTCTGGAATCTGGAAGACGAAAAGCAAATCTTTGAGGCCGAATTCAATCTAAATCTGCATATAACCTGTGCGGTTCCGGTGACCCGTTACTAG
- a CDS encoding DUF4342 domain-containing protein, which produces MASPPPRSFFEEFTVAGNQLVEKVKELLEEGNVRRVIIKDRNSDKTLLEVPLTLGMAGAGLTLFAAPVLAGIGALAAVVTQVRIIIERDGSPTTSPKKEDGPTVIEIDDE; this is translated from the coding sequence ATGGCATCACCACCGCCGCGTAGCTTTTTTGAAGAATTCACTGTCGCTGGTAATCAACTGGTGGAAAAAGTAAAAGAACTTTTAGAAGAGGGCAACGTCCGCCGCGTCATCATCAAAGACCGTAACAGCGACAAGACCTTGCTGGAAGTTCCCTTGACTCTGGGGATGGCAGGGGCGGGTCTAACGCTCTTTGCAGCTCCGGTATTGGCTGGGATCGGGGCATTGGCAGCCGTGGTCACTCAAGTACGGATCATTATTGAGCGCGACGGAAGTCCGACGACCTCCCCCAAAAAAGAAGACGGTCCAACGGTCATCGAGATTGACGATGAATAA
- the clpS gene encoding ATP-dependent Clp protease adapter ClpS, with amino-acid sequence MTAPVPQAVTAPGVLPGTLPRSQSVQPPQWKVIVLNDDFNTFQHVHRCLMRYIPGMTDERAWELTNQVHEQGAATVWVGVLEQAELYIEQLKHEGLTMAPPEPA; translated from the coding sequence ATGACAGCACCCGTGCCCCAAGCAGTTACCGCTCCGGGGGTATTGCCGGGGACCCTACCCCGGTCACAGTCCGTTCAGCCCCCCCAATGGAAAGTAATTGTCCTCAATGACGACTTCAATACCTTCCAGCATGTCCACCGCTGCCTGATGCGGTACATTCCCGGTATGACCGACGAGCGGGCATGGGAGTTGACCAACCAAGTCCATGAACAGGGGGCTGCAACGGTCTGGGTCGGCGTGCTAGAGCAGGCTGAACTCTACATCGAGCAACTCAAGCATGAGGGGCTGACTATGGCCCCCCCTGAGCCTGCCTAA
- the grxC gene encoding glutaredoxin 3 — translation MAHVEIYTWQTCPFCIRAKSLLNRKGVQFTEFQIDGDERAREAMAQRSKGRRSVPQIFIDGQHVGGCDDIHELDRVGKLDVLLAG, via the coding sequence ATGGCGCACGTTGAAATCTATACTTGGCAAACTTGTCCTTTCTGCATCCGCGCCAAAAGCTTGCTCAACCGCAAAGGCGTCCAGTTTACTGAGTTCCAGATTGACGGGGATGAGCGTGCCCGCGAGGCCATGGCCCAACGCAGTAAGGGCCGCCGTTCGGTACCCCAGATCTTTATTGACGGGCAGCATGTGGGGGGGTGTGATGATATCCATGAGCTTGACCGGGTGGGTAAGCTCGACGTGCTGCTCGCTGGTTAA
- a CDS encoding ammonium transporter yields the protein MVELKSKLKIPLFAVLGTVAMLSLMGFAAHAAGDSTGAAVDWSRVSKSPPDLTTVANTVGNLKVGLNMTWVLMTGFLVFFMQAGFALVEVGFCRAKNAAHTMMMNLGVFCVGLAGYFICGFAFMFGGFGETLTLGDTSKIMDGMLQIGGLDVLGTKGFFLQGDFYDVSVLTLFLFQLVFMDTAATIPTGSTAERISWKGFLLMGLWVSMFIYPVIGCWVWGGGLLADLGVNAGLGHGAVDFAGSGVVHMVGGAVALAGAIVIGPRIGKYGRDGSVNAIPGHNLPLAVLGVIILFFGWFGFNPGSTLAATDLRIANVAVTTMIAGAFGGLAGMFRMWIFEGKPDPGYTCNGVLAGLVAITAPCAFVGPFDAMIIGILAGGWVCDIGLFIERKLKIDDPVGAIAVHFCNGAFGLVCVGIFADGTYGDGWNGVKGTVTGLLHGSGVGQLLAQLAECAAIIVVAFGFSFVFFTVLKAIGWLRVSQEDELAGLDVPEMGIWGYPDPEASFAPPTMGGSTAAPTLGTMRPQPQQE from the coding sequence ATGGTTGAGCTGAAAAGCAAGTTAAAAATTCCTTTGTTCGCTGTCTTGGGGACAGTGGCAATGCTGAGTTTGATGGGCTTCGCTGCCCATGCCGCCGGAGACTCAACTGGTGCTGCGGTGGATTGGTCTCGGGTGAGCAAATCGCCCCCTGATCTCACCACGGTCGCCAATACGGTTGGCAACCTGAAGGTTGGATTGAATATGACCTGGGTCCTGATGACGGGGTTCCTGGTCTTTTTTATGCAAGCGGGTTTTGCACTGGTTGAAGTGGGCTTCTGCCGCGCCAAAAATGCGGCCCACACCATGATGATGAACTTGGGAGTTTTCTGCGTCGGTCTGGCTGGTTACTTTATCTGCGGTTTTGCCTTTATGTTTGGGGGCTTTGGTGAGACGCTGACCTTGGGCGATACCAGCAAGATTATGGACGGGATGCTCCAGATTGGGGGGTTGGACGTTTTGGGGACCAAGGGATTTTTTCTCCAGGGCGATTTTTACGATGTCTCGGTCTTGACTTTATTCCTGTTCCAACTGGTGTTCATGGACACCGCTGCAACGATCCCCACCGGCTCCACCGCTGAGCGCATCTCCTGGAAAGGCTTCTTGCTGATGGGGCTGTGGGTGAGCATGTTCATCTATCCGGTCATTGGATGTTGGGTTTGGGGCGGCGGTCTGCTCGCTGATCTGGGCGTCAATGCCGGACTCGGTCACGGGGCTGTGGACTTCGCGGGCTCTGGGGTTGTACACATGGTCGGCGGGGCAGTCGCTCTGGCTGGAGCCATCGTAATTGGCCCACGTATCGGCAAGTATGGCCGCGATGGTTCTGTCAATGCGATCCCTGGGCATAACCTGCCCTTGGCGGTCTTGGGCGTCATCATTCTCTTTTTTGGTTGGTTTGGGTTTAACCCTGGCTCGACCCTGGCGGCGACGGACCTACGCATCGCTAATGTCGCCGTCACGACGATGATTGCTGGAGCCTTCGGCGGTCTGGCGGGGATGTTCCGCATGTGGATCTTTGAGGGTAAGCCCGATCCTGGCTACACCTGTAATGGGGTTCTGGCTGGTCTGGTTGCCATCACCGCGCCCTGTGCCTTTGTCGGGCCTTTTGATGCCATGATCATCGGTATCCTCGCGGGAGGCTGGGTTTGCGATATTGGTCTTTTTATCGAGCGGAAGCTTAAGATTGACGACCCGGTGGGGGCCATTGCGGTCCACTTTTGTAATGGGGCCTTTGGCTTGGTGTGTGTGGGCATCTTCGCCGATGGGACCTATGGGGACGGTTGGAACGGGGTCAAGGGTACAGTAACGGGTCTGCTGCACGGTTCTGGAGTAGGCCAACTGCTGGCCCAACTAGCTGAGTGCGCCGCCATCATCGTGGTTGCCTTTGGCTTTTCTTTTGTCTTCTTTACGGTGCTGAAGGCTATTGGTTGGCTCAGAGTGAGTCAGGAAGATGAACTGGCTGGATTGGATGTACCGGAGATGGGGATCTGGGGCTATCCCGATCCTGAGGCATCTTTTGCCCCCCCGACCATGGGTGGCAGTACGGCTGCTCCTACTTTGGGCACCATGCGACCACAACCGCAGCAAGAGTAG